The DNA segment CGCTTCGCCCTTCAAATCAGGATGCGCCTGCACCCATCGGTCGGCTTCGACAACTTGCTCGGGAAACGTGGACGCCGCCAGGATCTGCGCCACAAGCGAATCCGGATACAGCGCAATCGGCGCGACCAATTGCTGCAACTGCTCGGGAGCCTGTTGCGCGTAACGCGGCGCCTGCGCGGCCTGGGGCGGCTCTTGCGGGTCTTGATAGGCCGACAGGTACTGAGGCCAGGTCGCGAACAACACAGCCAGCGACAACAGGGACACCCAATGCCGCTTGCCCGATCGAGGCCTTGAGAACTCTGCGGTATGTCCGAAAATGTTCATGTTCTTGAACCTCGCGGTGGGGGAGTCCATTGCCGCCTCTATTCCGGACAGGTACAGGCTGTATTCGGCTCGCCGTTGTCCGACGCCCGCCACGACCCGATGACGCATATCGTATTTTCAGTTTGGGCTTTCTTCCGTTCACGTGTCAAGAAATAAATCGCGAGGCTAAGGTCAAAGGGATTCTTCGACCCGAAGGGTGAGAAGAATCTTATTCGCTCGCTGACGCTCGCTATGCGGGTTCAGAGCATTGGAGCGGTAGACAATGGAACATTGGATACCGCTGAAACGGGAGGTCAGCTCTTGAATGATCCGTTGGGCTCCCCTCCGGGAAGAGCTTGTCATGCAGATTTCACATACAAATTGATACACTTTCTTCGTTGCAATGCCTGTTGCGGCGGCCCTATAATAATGGCAGGCGAGCGCACTGAATAACCCCACGAGGGCGCCATGTTTTCACGAATCCCCGTTATTGGCTTTTTGATTCTATGTTCCATCCCGATATCGCTTCCCGCCCATTCGGCCGCCCAAATCTACTCCTGGCAAGATGCAAGCGGGGTCGTCACGTTCAGTGACGATCCTGCGCATGCTCCGAGCGACGCCCGGGTAAGCGTTTTTTCAAGCGGGGATTCGGAGCCGCAGGCCGCGGCCGGGACGGGTTTGACGGAGACGGCCGCCGCGGAAATACCGGAACGGCCTTCGAGGATTGCGACGCAGGGGGAATTTGCCCTCCAACTGGTCCGGGAACTTGGCTTGGGCAACCTGTCCGACGCCGCGGAGGCGGCCGACATGCTCACGAGCGTTCGGATCGCACCGCAGCTCGGCCGCTGGGAGCTGGATCAAGCGATGACTCCGGAGCTCTCGGCCCGGCTCCGCACCCTCACCGTGGCGGCCGCCGAGAGAGGGTGGATCACGATTACCTCCGATCAGGCCTTGCTCGCCTTCGACACGGCCGCGGCTCTGCTCGATGCGCCTGCTCCCGCCCCCGCGGATCCGGAAAGCCCCGAGTCCCCTTATCCGACGCTGGAGGCCCCTCCCGAGGTGTATCTCTACCCGCCGCCTCCGGAGTTTTATCCGTATTATATCTGGACGCCTGTCGC comes from the Nitrospiria bacterium genome and includes:
- a CDS encoding DUF4124 domain-containing protein translates to MFSRIPVIGFLILCSIPISLPAHSAAQIYSWQDASGVVTFSDDPAHAPSDARVSVFSSGDSEPQAAAGTGLTETAAAEIPERPSRIATQGEFALQLVRELGLGNLSDAAEAADMLTSVRIAPQLGRWELDQAMTPELSARLRTLTVAAAERGWITITSDQALLAFDTAAALLDAPAPAPADPESPESPYPTLEAPPEVYLYPPPPEFYPYYIWTPVAGGFWWNDFLFPGFFALNVDLFFINHHHHPHPRSFSGGRRFTPTSFGIQRHFLSRIADHRFGGTFPGIHHYGRVPSGVKPQRPWSVEQNPPARPMMRRQSPPLNALASRQRAGSEFQASPVRRFSNIAFARPQSAFLMARRVAPSARHGFSMGPPRGGSGRAAGRGSLSR